In Montipora capricornis isolate CH-2021 chromosome 4, ASM3666992v2, whole genome shotgun sequence, the DNA window AGCCGACGATTAGGTCAAAGTTGATGTAAAAGAATATCTCATGAAAACGGTGCAGTCATGAAGCGTCTCCTGGTAACTTTTTCTATGGTTCTTATCTTATTCTCTCAAGCTCAAGGATTTTGCGGTAAGGAAAAAGGCAACTTAATTAATCAAGAGACTCAGCAAATTTTAGATACATCATCTGTTTGTCTGAACATTCACCGATTCGTGTGGAACGTGAACAGAAGACCTTCAACAATCTGAAGTGGCCAATGTTTCCAAACAAAATCTTTTTACATTGATTACCACTTTATCTTATCACGTGAATGGCTCTATGTTCAGATTTCTTTGTAAACCGTTTTACGACCTCCTTTCTCGGTGAAGCAAATTACGGTAACCATTTGCAATCATGCCCTTAGTTACGCAATGCCATTGACTTCTCTCGTGTAGAATGGCGAGTACTTTTACTTTTAATTGAACTCATTACAATCCCTTAATCTGAGGTGATTAGGCAAATTTCATCAGTTTGCTTTTTATACGTTGTCAGACTCTCTACAATGCTAGATTTGTCCTCGTGATCTGTTTAAGTTCGTACCTACCCCTGGTTTATATAGAAATATTGGAAAATGTGGGGAAAACCACATTTCAGCAATAAAGCCAAATATGTAACTTGCTGACACACTACATCGTTAGCCATtttctattttcgaattccccataatacactttgtttgccccccaaattttgcataaaccattgttttcaaatgctcttgggaatatgcagtgtcctcAAGAGCagttgaaaacaatagtttatgcaaaatttggggggcaaacaaagtgtattatggggaattcgaaaatagagaatgtacATATTGCAGGTCTCCAATTTCCTGCAAAGTAATGTTTACGTGTACTCGCATTTTGACAACGTGAGCATTCCTCAGCCGCTGGAAACGTAACCAGAGCCACTTTTCACGGTAAACTCGTATggcgttacacagagtaaaatcgatTGTTATCACTTTTAGGATGGCAAAGGTTAACAGTTCAAGCCGTACCACTCATACAACTGCGTTCTAATGCCCTAGTGCAAATTTCCCAGAAGTCAATTAAAACACCTCCATTTAGGCGGTCCCATACACGTTTAAGGTCAAAGGATTTCGTAATTTTGATTCGGTCGGGCGGAGTGAAAAAAGGACATAAAAAAACCAGAAGCaatctgggaaaaaaaaaaaacagtttcaagCTGCAGAAACCGTTGAGAGGCAGGGAACAGAAACAAGTAGAGAGTTCAGTAGTGTTAACATGTTTTTACAGAAAGCCACGTTTACTCTGTCGGGGTAGAAGCGGGATAATAAATAACGGCTTGAAAAGGAAACGAATAAAGAAtatttagcgaaaaaaattcgGAATAAAGAATTTTACGGTTTCGGTTGAAAAATAACGAAACGGAAAAATGAATATCGAACAAAATTTTCATTAGTAATGAATCACAAATACAGTTAAAACCCGCATACACtgaattttggtaaaaaaaaaggagCATATATATAAGAACACATTCAGCCTGAATATTGAAAATTGTTCTTATATATAAAAACTCTTCCCTTTTCAATTAATAGAACAAACAGTGTCTGTAGCTTTACTGTGGTATTGCACTGAGATATCTGTATAAATGCTAGTAATTTCACTTGCTGTGTATAGCAAATGTACAACAACTGTATTGTATTTGGAATTAAAAGTCTTATAATTACATGAAAAATTTAGAAGTAAAaaattaagaacactttcaggctgatttcacCTAAAATACCCGATACTATAAGAATTCAATCAGCCTGAACCCCGAAAATGGGTGTTCTTGtatgcgggtttttactgtaactcgttaaaaaatggaagaaataaTGAATAACTGAGATCCAGTTATTCGGCTTCCATCCCCTGGGGTTGAAGTTGAAACTATACGGGCGAAAATCAATGTTAATGATTcagattaaattaaaaatatttttttactcaatcaatcaatcaatcaatctttattaAAAGAAGATATCACATAATAGTTTGTACAACTTATGAACTTGATGCCCTCTTAGGCCCGTTCAAACGTCGTATTTTACaagtgccgaatctaatgcaaatgagcgaaaacaatagatttttctcatttgcattagattcgacacatgtaaagttcggcgtttgaaacgggccttagtcattacttttctcaaatttttgttcttctttttttaactcAAAAAGGTGGATCGGTCGGACGACGGTAAACGGAGGAAAAAAAGGGAGCGAGACCACCTTATAATTGCGTTCTATTGACTCCGTAGAAATTTTCCAGAAGTCAATTAAAACATTCCTTTTTAGACAATTTTTGAGTGGTGGCtcagggtgtgttcgattgaccgtattccggaataggaatacatggaatacaagttggaaatccttcgtttttgcggagattcactttaaaattgtcaaacaattgctaaaatgctattttaaacatatttttatcatccttgcagctttGAAATGCGCCatacataccgttttaatcatcactccacgtattcttattccggaatagggtcaatagAACGCGCCCTAAATGTATAAATTTTACATAGCTCTTTAAATTTTTAACATATTACTATAATTGAACGAGTCAGGATTTTAAGATTAGTTTTTCATATTGTTTGTTAAACGATGGATATATTAAGAGTTCCTTTTTCATTATCAGGATTACTATTTACTGTTGTAATATAAGTAGATACTAAATGCTCTGTTTTTGTAAATAGTGCCTagaagtaataaattattttttctaCTATTATGATATCTTTTTTGCTGTTAACAGGTTCAAGACTGCTGCAAACAAGTCTTACGCGTGGCGCTTTTCGGGCggctgattggttgagaaaacaACAAGATGAGAATGGCACCTATGGAGAGGGACACGTGTCTGCCATCGTGTTTCACTCCTTGAGGTTGATCGGGGATCACGTGGACAACGGATCCGAGCACTTGAATGCTGAGATCATCAAGAATAAATTGGGATCGATAAATGGGGACCGCCTTGCCTATTATATCCTGGGTGCAATGTCCACCTGCAGAGACCCTAAGAACTTTTACAACTTCAACTTGCTTCGAGCCTTGCAAACCAAACTGGCCAAATATCCCCAGCGGGCAGAATTTTCGCATCCTTTCCAGTACAGCCTCGCGGTTTTGGCGCTTTGCAGTAGTGGAGataatttggaaaagaagaggaagacCTTCGTCGAGAAAATCACAGACAGCATTTTATCGAATCAAACGGCCAATGACACAACAGCGATGAGCGATGACACCATAGCAATGCAAGTGTTAGCTTTGTCGTGTATCCGGGAGTCGTTGAAAAGCGGCAAACGAATCAAGGAAACGAAGAACGAGAGGAGTAGTGTCGAACTGGCCATTAAACGAGCAAGCAAGAAAATCCTGAAGCGTCAAATGAACGatagcagttttggagaaaatgaAGTCACTGCAGCCCTCTCTGCTCAGGTGAGTACAGTTGACAAATAAAACACAAGAACAACAATAATGCTGCGGTGTGATGATACGAATGAGGAAGCGCATAATCCGTTTGGGACGAATTGGGGGAaaacatttaattttcaaagaagcgGAAAGTATCCACTTAAACATATATACATACTCAAATGCCACTCCCCACAGGGGTTTTCCGGGCCAATGAAACGAAGAGAACAGAAGAATAAAGTTTAAGACTCGACTAATGGCCATTATAGGCCATACCGAGTTCATACGcgtcgtggctcagttggctagtgcgcagctttcggagcgagaggtccccggttcgatcctcggtgacttaaacgtctgtttcgactttcctctgatccgtgtagctatagctttaaatacccgtaaaacggagcactgacagagggaggggggtaaagggcgcaccgtcggcttccattgataccagcctcgtagctgaaggaactaccgacgttaaataaagttactttacgtTTTacctgcctcttcttcaaagcgagtcttagtgcgaagtttttgtgatggtaataagttctaaatatgaatgaaaactaattttcataagaacaACTTCgctcttagactcgctttgaagaggaggcagacaacAACACGGAAATGGCCTGGTGGCCGGaggaaaaccagttggctaCTTACAAgagcagccgagaagttgaaccagggactaccaggactACCAAATTCAACGAGTAATCAAGTGGGATCCCCGGATCTGAAAGCAAGCACCCTAACTTTCACTAACCGTCACTGGGCCAAACTGACTCCATATCCGCTTACTCATATAaggttaattaataattattccatgagcccgcgttggatacgagatggtaaatagccgaCGAGGCGCGAGGCGCGTAGGTCAAACGCAGGTATAatggctgataaccgagatccagtgaaccaatgagaaagcgAGAATTTCATTATCCGAGATTGAGAATTTATTAAGGTTATTAAGGTAAGTtaataaatttggttttgtGGAATTTTGCTCGCAATTTCTACAGAAATCAGGTCAATTAAGGTTCTTCTGATTTCCggataattttcattttagtttttttgccatcaatgtttttctttctcCAACCCCCACCCTGCGCCGAAGACGAAGACATTATGATTGCGTACCCCACCCCTACcccctaaaatttaaataatcCGTCCCTTTCCAACCGGCGATACATAAGTGATGTTCTAAATCTTACGTCATACTTTCGCCACACAAAGGCCCTGTTAGCAGCTGGCGTCATAACAACCAAGTGTCCAGAGACCATGGGCTGGCTTCTGTCTCGTCAGAACCCCGATGGATCATTTATTAATCTGCTATCTACAATCAATGTGTTGCCAACTTTAATTGGAGCTATGCCACATGATGTGC includes these proteins:
- the LOC138047176 gene encoding transcobalamin-1-like; this encodes MKRLLVTFSMVLILFSQAQGFCGSRLLQTSLTRGAFRAADWLRKQQDENGTYGEGHVSAIVFHSLRLIGDHVDNGSEHLNAEIIKNKLGSINGDRLAYYILGAMSTCRDPKNFYNFNLLRALQTKLAKYPQRAEFSHPFQYSLAVLALCSSGDNLEKKRKTFVEKITDSILSNQTANDTTAMSDDTIAMQVLALSCIRESLKSGKRIKETKNERSSVELAIKRASKKILKRQMNDSSFGENEVTAALSAQALLAAGVITTKCPETMGWLLSRQNPDGSFINLLSTINVLPTLIGAMPHDVQHIACPKRKTSGFTGEDEETKEMINVCVELQIDENSSPKQLNQAENQIPQKPTPTSLPPPACVEVQNGTNAHDILKEAATQHACYDFTTRSTSFGRMITSICEVEQKPAEKFYWMIYINDKSAPVGMDELHPKNGSTLLFHYKKLNWG